The following coding sequences lie in one Brachionichthys hirsutus isolate HB-005 chromosome 15, CSIRO-AGI_Bhir_v1, whole genome shotgun sequence genomic window:
- the armc6 gene encoding armadillo repeat-containing protein 6: MAKRRITQETFDAAVKENMEEFEMDPDGALRDAVEQFESQGVDLSCIVKAAPTSSSEEHEVLQVLDSLRIGKDSDDVTELMADVKRFAAHCSLGFGQRYLAAQKDAYPVILSYCAKSSSEREALTTSLSALAALTDGQPDLLDADGRRLLLDVLKTHRADPSVTRRAVQAVRHCCLKHEQNRQDLVKDGVLPLLTDAVRQHSGCAELVKEASAALRVMTFDDDVRVAFGQAHEHAKSIVLQHDGLKVLIDAAKAHVDNTSILSELCATLSRLAVRNEFCQDICDLGGLKLMMTLLADSYESPELVRQVLGAIRAVAGNDDVKDAAVHVGGVQLIVIAMNRHVNNSAVCEQGCACLSVLALRKPDNCKVVMENGGALAAIQSMKAHTEAVNVQKQACMLLRNLVSRTQSCSQQILEMGAEALIAQAIKNHQDCGDVGKAALRDLGCQVEFRELWTGKHGSLSH; this comes from the exons ATGGCGAAGCGCAGGATCACGCAGGAAACCTTTGATGCTGCCGTCAAGGAAAACATGGAGGAATTTGAGATGGATCCCGATGGAGCTTTGCGGGACGCCGTGGAGCAGTTCGAGTCTCAAG GTGTGGATCTCAGCTGCATCGTAAAAGCTGCACCGACTAGCTCGTCCGAGGAGCACGAAGTCTTACAG GTTTTGGACTCCCTCCGGATTGGAAAAGACTCTGACGATGTCACAGAGTTGATGGCGGACGTAAAACGCTTCGCGGCGCACTGCTCGCTTGGGTTTGGCCAGAGGTACCTCGCTGCCCAAAAAGACGCCTACCCTGTCATCCTCTCTTACTGTGCCAAAAGCTCGTCGGAGCGGGAGGCCCTGACGACGTccctctctgctctggctgctctGACAGACGGACAGCCGGACTTGCTGGACGCGGACGGCCGGCGACTCCTTTTGGACGTCCTGAAGACGCACCGGGCGGACCCTTCGGTGACGCGCCGAGCCGTCCAAGCTGTGCGCCACTGCTGTTTGAAACACGAACAGAACAGGCAGGATCTGGTTAAAGACGGCGTCCTGCCTCTCCTGACCGACGCCGTCAGGCAACACAGTGGATGCGCCGAGCTGGTCAAGGAGGCCTCTGCGGCTCTCAGGGTCATGACCTTTGACGACGATGTGCGCGTTGCGTTCGGACAAGCGCACGAGCACGCGAAGAGTATTGTTCTGCAGCACGATGGATTGAAGGTTTTAATCGACGCGGCCAAAG CGCACGTCGACAACACTTCTATTCTGAGTGAGCTTTGTGCAACTTTGTCTCGTCTGGCTGTGCGGAATGAGTTCTGCCAAGACATCTGCGATCTGGGTGGATTGAAGCTCATGATGACTCTGCTTGCAGACAGTTACGAGTCACCG GAGTTGGTTCGTCAGGTCCTTGGCGCGATACGAGCCGTAGCGGGAAATGACGACGTGAAAGACGCAGCGGTTCATGTCGGCGGAGTCCAGCTTATTGTCATTGCCATGAACAGACACGTGAATAACTCTGCG GTGTGCGAGCAAGGCTGTGCGTGCCTCTCCGTGCTGGCTCTGCGTAAACCCGACAACTGCAAAGTCGTCATGGAGAACGGCGGCGCCTTGGCGGCTATTCAGAGCATGAAAGCGCATACTGAGGCGGTCAATGTGCAG AAACAGGCATGCATGCTGTTGAGAAACCTGGTTTCACGTACGCAAAGCTGCAGCCAACAGATCCTGGAGATGGGGGCAGAGGCCTTGATCGCCCAGGCCATCAAGAACCATCAGGACTGTGGCGACGTGGGTAAAGCGGCCCTCAGAGATCTGGGATGCCAGGTGGAGTTCAGGGAGCTGTGGACGGGCAAACATGGCAGCCTGTCTCACTGA